One window from the genome of Roseinatronobacter sp. S2 encodes:
- a CDS encoding TAXI family TRAP transporter solute-binding subunit, producing the protein MIFTRAIFISASCAFLGTAAPAHETSITIGTGGVTGVYFPASNAICRLLNQDRAAHGIRCKVQPTGGSMHNLQAIRFDGLEFGVVQSDLQFHAYNGSGGFEHDGAFDGLRAVFSLHPEPFTVIARADSGIRVFDDLAGKRVNIGNPGSGQRATMDVVMQAMGWGLDSFAQVTELSPARQSQALCDNDVDAIVYAVGHPSVAIHDATACDTVLVKVDNPAIRALVDKYEYYSMATIAGGMYRGAEDDTPTFGMRATLVASADVPEMVAYQLTRTIFENLDQFRGLHSALNGLDRNEMVHEALSAKMHAGAKSYFQEVGLLE; encoded by the coding sequence ATCATTTTCACGCGGGCAATATTCATTTCAGCGTCATGCGCGTTTCTTGGCACGGCTGCGCCCGCGCATGAGACATCGATCACCATTGGCACAGGTGGCGTGACGGGGGTGTATTTCCCTGCCAGCAACGCAATTTGCCGGTTGCTGAATCAAGATCGTGCCGCGCATGGCATCAGATGCAAGGTGCAGCCGACCGGTGGTTCAATGCACAATCTGCAAGCAATACGCTTTGACGGGCTGGAATTTGGCGTAGTGCAATCCGATCTGCAATTCCACGCCTATAACGGCAGCGGCGGTTTTGAACACGATGGCGCGTTTGACGGGCTGCGCGCGGTGTTTTCGCTGCATCCCGAACCCTTCACGGTGATTGCACGCGCCGATAGCGGCATCAGGGTGTTTGACGATCTGGCGGGCAAGCGGGTGAATATTGGCAATCCCGGTTCCGGCCAGCGCGCCACCATGGACGTTGTGATGCAGGCCATGGGTTGGGGGCTGGACAGTTTCGCGCAGGTCACCGAATTGTCGCCCGCGCGACAGTCCCAAGCGCTGTGCGACAACGACGTTGATGCGATTGTCTATGCCGTCGGTCACCCGTCGGTCGCCATCCATGACGCCACCGCCTGCGACACGGTTCTGGTCAAGGTCGACAATCCCGCAATCCGCGCCTTGGTCGACAAGTATGAGTATTACAGCATGGCCACCATCGCCGGTGGCATGTATCGCGGCGCGGAAGATGACACACCAACCTTTGGCATGCGTGCCACGCTTGTCGCATCGGCGGACGTGCCTGAAATGGTCGCATATCAACTGACCAGAACCATTTTTGAAAATCTGGACCAGTTCAGGGGGCTGCATTCCGCCCTGAACGGGCTGGACCGCAATGAAATGGTGCATGAGGCCCTTTCAGCAAAAATGCATGCAGGTGCGAAATCATATTTCCAGGAAGTGGGATTGCTGGAATAG